CGAGCTGGCCGAGTCCTCCGATGCCTACGCCGGCGACGACGCCTACTACAGCCAGGTCATGGACCTGCTGACGGTGTCGCCCGACGCCGGCGACAACTCCTCGCTGTGGGGCCTTCCCCGCGACGTGTCGGCCTTCGCCCTGTACCTCAACATGGACCTGATCGAGGAGGCCGGCGCCGCCGACCCCCGCGAGCTCGCCGCCAGCGGTGAGTGGGACTGGGACGCCTTCCGGGAGGTCGCCGACGCCGTCGCCGCCCTCGACCCGCAGATCAACGGCTTCGGCATGAACAACTGGTGGGCCAACCCCGGCTACTGGATCAACGCGGCCGGCGGCTCCTTCTTCACCGACGACCGAACCGGCTGCGCGGTCAACACCGACGAGTCCATCCAGGGCCTGGAGTTCATGACCGGCCTGTACCAGGACGGCATCGCGGTTCCCTACGGCGAGGACGCCGAACCCCCGTTCCTGGCCGGCCAGGTCGGCATGTTCATGAACGGGCGCTGGGCCACCCCGGGCACCCGCGCCTCCGCCACCTTCGACTGGGACGTCGTCAAGCTCCCCGACGGCCCCGGTGGCCCCTCCAACTGGCTGTTCTGGGGTGCCTACGTCGTCAACGCCAACACCGAGCACCCCGAGGAGGCCTTCGAGCTGGTCACCCGCCTGACCGACGGCGCCGTCCAGGGCACCATCGCCGAGCTGGGGGCCAACATCCCCTCGCGCATCGACGACCCGGCCGTGATCGAGACCTTCCTCGGCTTCACCCCGCCGGAGAACAACCAGGCGTTCGTCGACGGGATCAGCGAGAACCCGGTCGCCGAGGGTCCGCTGTGGCAGGGCGACTGGCCGGCGTTCGACTCGGCCCTGGCCCCGCAGATCGAGGCGCTCGTCGCGGGCGACACCTCGCTGGAGGACTTCCAGGCCACGGCCTGCGACGCGCTGGACGCCACCTTCCAGTAGGTCCCCAGTCCAGCCCCGCCGGGGTGCGTTCGCCATCGCGCTGCGCACCCCGGCGGCATCACCACCGGAGCCACCATGACCGCCACGACCACCTCCCCCAAGGGACGGATCGGCGACGTGTCCGCAACCGCGTGGACCGCGGCCCTGACGGGCTGGCACACCGTCCACCTCGTGGGTGCGGTCGTGGCGGCCCTCGTGCTCCTCGGCAGCGACGAACCCAGCGGCGCGGTCGCGATCGGGTTGCTCGTCACCGCGATCGCCGCTGCCGTCGCTGACCTCGTCACCATCGTCGGTCTCCGTCGTCGACGTCCCGCCGGCCTGCTCGGCACCGTCGTCATCGGCTACCTGACCGCTGTGGGCGCGGCCGCCGTGCTGCTGCAACGGCTGGGTGTCTTCACCGGCATGGATGCCCTCGGCGACACCTTCGTCCGAGGCGTGCCGTTCCTGCTGCTCGCCGTGGCCGCCTACGCCGCGACCGCGTCGACGCGGCTGGCCCGGGTGGCCCGCTGGGTCGCCATCGCCTCCCTGGCCGCCATGCTGATCGCCGTCGGGCTCCTGCCCGGCCTGCTGACCTTCGTCGGCCGCCTCGCCGGGGGCACCGAGCTGGCCCTGCTCGTCATCGCGGTCACGGGCGCGGTCGTGGCCTTCCGAAGCCGACGCAGCGACGTGGTCCAGCACCTTCGCGCCACCCGCGCAACGAGCGCCACCCTCGACGGCCTGCTGTTCGTCAGCCCCAACGCCCTGGGCTTCCTCGCCTTCTTCGCCGGCCCGCTGCTGTTCAGCCTGTGGGTCAGCCTCAACGACTGGGACGCCTTCGGCACCCCGGACTTCATCGGGCTGGCCAACTACGTGCGCATCGTGTCGCTCAGCGTGGCCACCGCCGAGGCCG
The nucleotide sequence above comes from Euzebya pacifica. Encoded proteins:
- a CDS encoding ABC transporter substrate-binding protein, producing MSRYRWLGLVMVLAMLAAACGSEVSTDEDAEDTTADTAETADDAAEEDAAEEEPAEEAPVEEEPADDDGASDGEVALRWRTRPDNQAEIDVYSEVSETVDGEWDGVTLAYEPGGSETSSYQDVLRTEIAAGTAPDVFWIPGTDVADFATRGLILDLRELAESSDAYAGDDAYYSQVMDLLTVSPDAGDNSSLWGLPRDVSAFALYLNMDLIEEAGAADPRELAASGEWDWDAFREVADAVAALDPQINGFGMNNWWANPGYWINAAGGSFFTDDRTGCAVNTDESIQGLEFMTGLYQDGIAVPYGEDAEPPFLAGQVGMFMNGRWATPGTRASATFDWDVVKLPDGPGGPSNWLFWGAYVVNANTEHPEEAFELVTRLTDGAVQGTIAELGANIPSRIDDPAVIETFLGFTPPENNQAFVDGISENPVAEGPLWQGDWPAFDSALAPQIEALVAGDTSLEDFQATACDALDATFQ